The genomic region GATTCCCCAGTCACCCATCTCGGCGACGCCAAATTCCGCCCGCATGGCTTTGATTTCACCCAGTTCGAGCGACTTGAGCCGGGTGACGGAAACGCGATGCTTCCCAATTTTTCCGAGGCCTGCCACCTCCCAAGCAGTCACGCTGGGCTGCAGATGCAGACGTTGCACTTGATGCTTGTCCACCATGCTCCAAGTCGCACCCGTGTCCACCAGCAGTTTCATTGGTTCGCCATTGGCCTTGGCGGCGCACGTCATGACAAGGCCGGGCTTGAACTCAAGGTTCACCGGCTGAAGACCAAACCGGCGCAGGCTTTCATCCAAAGCCTTCTGGCTCGGTTCCGGCAATGCGCTGCCGCGGACATAAAGCCGACCGTCGCGACAATCGAGCAGACAAAAGTTTCGAAATAGAAAATCCGCTCCGATCATCACCGATGCCAAACTCCCATGCCCCCCAAAATCGAGCGTCTTTACACGGGCCGGTTGGTTGAGGAACTGTGCGGCGCCCAACTTCAAGTGGTCGATGACGACGATGTTGGACCTGTTCACCGTGCCGAGAAAGCTATCTTCGAGTTCTGCGCCGAGTTCGCCAAGTGACTTGAGTTTCTTGGCGGCCGATTTATCGACGCACGTTACGGAACAGCCGGTGTCCACCCAGCACACTCTCTCCGTGCCGTTGAGTTCCCCGTGGATCAGTAGTTGCTTGGTTTCTTGTTCCCTGGTGAGAACAAGCGCTTCGTAACCCAGATGCTTGAGATACTTTTCCAAGCCGGGCCGAAACTGTGTCTCGGCCAGCGCATCACGAAGTGAGAAGGTCAACATGAAAGCTGCGATCCACCAGACCGCTGAACGGCGGGAGCAGCAGCAGCCTTGGAAGCAGTTTGAGTATGTCGTCATCGTCCAGCAAAAGGGGCTTTCCAATTCGGCCTACAGAAGCAATCTAACTTTGGCAAGCGCCTCATCCAGCTTGGCCGCGTCTTTGCCGCCGCCGCGGGCGTTGTCGGCTCTGCCGCCGCCTTTGCCGCCCACAACCGGCGCGATGGCCTGAATGATTTTGCCGGCTTGAACCTTCGCGGTGAAGTCAGGCGAGACGGTAGCGATGAGGGCTACTGCGCCGTTCGACGCGCCGCCGAGGATGACGACACCTTTGAAGCGGCCTTTCAAAGCGTCGGCTGTCGCTTGAAGAAATTCGCCGTCCGCGTCGCCCAGGTTGTGCGTGATCACTGGAATGCCATTCACGGCCTGCGCCGAACCAAGCAATTCACTGGCGGCATTCGATGCGTTGCGTTGCATCGCGATCTCCACCTGCTTCTCGAGTTGCTTCTGGTGCGCGAGCAGCGATTCGATCTTTTTGT from Verrucomicrobiota bacterium harbors:
- a CDS encoding aspartyl protease family protein, which translates into the protein MLTFSLRDALAETQFRPGLEKYLKHLGYEALVLTREQETKQLLIHGELNGTERVCWVDTGCSVTCVDKSAAKKLKSLGELGAELEDSFLGTVNRSNIVVIDHLKLGAAQFLNQPARVKTLDFGGHGSLASVMIGADFLFRNFCLLDCRDGRLYVRGSALPEPSQKALDESLRRFGLQPVNLEFKPGLVMTCAAKANGEPMKLLVDTGATWSMVDKHQVQRLHLQPSVTAWEVAGLGKIGKHRVSVTRLKSLELGEIKAMRAEFGVAEMGDWGIAGPKGELQDVDGVMGLDQLVLNSAFIDCRSLKLWLKPLKLAK